From the genome of Microscilla marina ATCC 23134, one region includes:
- a CDS encoding ABC transporter permease/M1 family aminopeptidase: MFQAIFKFELKYRFNRPATYLYFVIFTLVGLLYGAIMGGAFGSEVAVTITGGGKNLANSPYNIMVITGAVGQLGIFVVAAFMGVPVYRDFEHKTFPLFFTKPISKWHYLGGRFFGSLLISALVLLSISLGLILSQWLPAVNTEKYGVFNLWYYLHPYFLVTLPFTVFTGSIFFATVSLTRNQLFIYLNAIVVLVLIFAASYLSGQIDNKTLSSLIDPTGLTAIAKSTELWTVTERNNQVIPLTSLIIINRLIWVGVGLIILLLTYVRFSFTFVGKGRIKQAPRKVSKTLTDTLTIQKIRLPKVRQDFSQTYQFGLLRMLIKKEFFQVLYNPIFLVITVVGLLFMVLGVTTSGKIFETPVLPVTYRILDILSGSFRMFILAIIVFYSGEMVWAERQYKVSLMYDALPIPNWLPFTAKFFAMIGIELFLLTVIMLMGMLVQAGNGYYHFEPLLYIKHLYGVQMLDLLLVTILTFTIHIVVNNKYFGFFAVVLVYFFFSTILPYLGVTHKLLLFKSAPMMLYSDLNGYGHFLQGWLAFKTYWLAFGLILLVFANGLWLRGTDSHWRARWRKTLHNFTPVAKLALGVATLAFVAMGGYIFYNTNILNDFVTQEEENTLRASYEKKYKKYDTMPQPKVIDVQLEVDLYPYKRILKAKGHYVLKNKTETAIQNIHINTSNDAVVQKMKFGKAFREIQNDQTLAYAIYKLNKPLEPQQTITLDFEISYAYKGFGNSSANNFLTYNGTFVNEQIFPKIGYQPLGELTSDDVRKKHGLEPHQRFPRINNLEARKNNALSNDADWINFEIKLSTAPDQIAIAPGYLQKEWKKNGRRYFHYKMDKPILNFYSILSARYAVKKDVWTSKEGKKVNLEIYYHPTHTYNLERMMQGMKKSLSYCSANFSPYQYRQMRILEFPRYAGFAQSFANTVPYSESIGFLADVDDKKDIDLVLYVTAHEVAHQWWGHQVVPAYVQGAHTVIESMAQYSALMTMEKALGKDKIKKFLRLEMNKYLKGRSAEIQKEMPLMLTEGQQYIHYNKGSVVLYALQDYIGEKQMNAALQKYVKQVAYKEAPYTTALEWVSFLREATPDSLQYLITDMFEKITLYENKVNSVSYQKKGDKYEVTLDIVAKKVQSDGYGVEKEVALNDYIDIGIFARKQTLSGKGSNTKVRRSNTNKVLYLKKHKITQTTQTIKVLVDDKPHSGGIDPYNKLIDRKPVDNTMLFDKTGKLKTVKK; encoded by the coding sequence ATGTTTCAGGCAATATTCAAGTTTGAACTCAAATATAGATTCAACCGCCCGGCTACTTACCTTTACTTTGTTATTTTTACCTTAGTAGGTCTGTTGTATGGTGCCATTATGGGCGGTGCTTTTGGTAGCGAAGTAGCAGTTACAATTACTGGCGGTGGCAAAAACCTGGCAAATTCGCCCTACAATATCATGGTTATTACTGGAGCAGTAGGACAGTTAGGCATTTTTGTCGTGGCAGCCTTTATGGGGGTGCCAGTTTACCGCGATTTCGAACATAAAACCTTTCCTTTATTTTTTACCAAACCAATCTCCAAATGGCACTATTTGGGAGGTCGTTTCTTTGGGTCATTGTTGATCAGTGCCTTGGTGCTGCTCAGCATTTCATTGGGGCTGATACTTTCGCAATGGTTGCCTGCGGTCAATACCGAAAAATACGGAGTTTTTAATCTGTGGTATTATTTGCACCCTTACTTTTTGGTTACCTTGCCCTTTACGGTGTTTACTGGCTCCATCTTTTTTGCTACAGTATCACTCACCCGCAATCAATTGTTTATTTACCTCAATGCCATTGTAGTATTGGTGCTTATTTTTGCGGCCAGTTACTTATCTGGTCAAATAGATAACAAGACACTGAGTAGTTTGATTGATCCTACCGGACTTACTGCTATAGCCAAATCTACCGAGCTTTGGACAGTCACCGAACGCAATAATCAGGTCATTCCACTTACTTCGCTCATCATTATCAATCGTTTGATTTGGGTCGGTGTAGGTTTGATCATACTACTTCTTACCTATGTTCGCTTCTCGTTTACTTTTGTGGGCAAAGGGCGAATAAAGCAAGCCCCTCGTAAGGTAAGCAAAACATTGACTGATACTTTAACGATTCAAAAAATCCGCTTACCCAAAGTGCGGCAAGACTTCAGTCAAACATATCAGTTTGGTTTGTTGCGAATGCTCATCAAAAAAGAGTTTTTTCAGGTACTATACAACCCTATCTTTTTAGTAATTACAGTCGTAGGTCTATTATTTATGGTGTTGGGTGTGACCACTTCTGGAAAAATATTCGAGACACCAGTACTACCTGTTACTTACCGAATATTAGACATTCTCAGTGGTAGTTTTCGAATGTTTATTCTTGCCATTATTGTCTTTTATTCAGGAGAAATGGTATGGGCAGAACGCCAATACAAAGTTAGCTTGATGTATGATGCCCTACCTATACCCAATTGGTTGCCTTTTACGGCAAAGTTTTTTGCTATGATAGGCATAGAGTTGTTTTTGCTTACTGTCATTATGTTGATGGGTATGCTAGTGCAGGCAGGCAATGGCTATTACCACTTTGAGCCATTATTATACATCAAGCATTTGTATGGAGTGCAAATGCTTGATTTGCTTCTGGTCACCATCCTTACTTTTACCATTCATATCGTTGTCAATAACAAGTACTTTGGCTTTTTTGCCGTAGTGTTGGTGTACTTCTTCTTTAGTACCATATTGCCCTACCTGGGGGTTACTCACAAGCTTCTATTGTTTAAAAGTGCACCAATGATGCTCTACTCAGACTTAAACGGTTACGGGCATTTCTTGCAAGGTTGGCTTGCTTTTAAGACTTATTGGCTTGCCTTTGGGCTGATATTATTGGTGTTTGCCAATGGCTTATGGCTTCGAGGTACCGATAGTCATTGGCGTGCACGTTGGCGTAAAACACTGCATAACTTTACTCCAGTAGCCAAACTTGCTCTGGGGGTGGCTACCTTGGCTTTTGTGGCAATGGGGGGGTACATATTTTATAATACCAATATCTTAAACGATTTTGTAACTCAGGAAGAAGAAAATACCCTACGTGCCAGTTACGAGAAAAAGTACAAAAAGTATGACACAATGCCTCAACCCAAAGTAATTGATGTACAACTTGAGGTAGACCTATACCCTTACAAGAGAATATTAAAAGCAAAGGGGCATTATGTGTTAAAAAATAAGACAGAGACAGCTATTCAAAATATCCATATCAATACCAGTAATGATGCGGTGGTGCAAAAAATGAAGTTTGGCAAAGCATTTCGCGAAATACAAAACGATCAGACTTTAGCTTATGCGATTTATAAGCTTAATAAGCCCCTCGAACCCCAACAAACCATTACATTAGACTTTGAGATAAGTTATGCCTACAAAGGCTTTGGCAACAGCTCTGCCAACAATTTCTTGACTTATAATGGTACTTTCGTAAATGAACAAATCTTTCCAAAAATTGGCTATCAGCCCTTAGGTGAACTTACCTCTGATGATGTGCGAAAAAAACACGGGTTGGAACCTCATCAGCGTTTTCCCCGGATTAACAATTTAGAGGCGCGAAAAAACAATGCCCTTTCGAACGATGCCGATTGGATAAATTTTGAGATAAAACTGAGCACTGCCCCTGACCAAATCGCGATAGCACCAGGGTATTTACAAAAAGAGTGGAAAAAAAACGGACGGCGCTACTTCCATTATAAAATGGATAAACCTATCCTGAATTTTTATAGCATTCTATCGGCTCGTTATGCGGTAAAGAAAGATGTGTGGACAAGCAAAGAAGGTAAAAAAGTAAACCTGGAAATTTATTACCATCCCACACATACTTATAACCTTGAGCGAATGATGCAAGGCATGAAAAAATCCCTGAGTTATTGTAGTGCCAATTTTTCTCCTTATCAATACCGTCAAATGCGTATTTTAGAATTTCCACGCTATGCTGGTTTTGCTCAGTCTTTTGCCAACACTGTCCCTTATTCCGAAAGCATTGGTTTTCTTGCCGATGTTGACGACAAAAAAGACATTGATCTAGTGTTGTATGTAACCGCCCATGAGGTGGCACACCAATGGTGGGGGCATCAGGTAGTACCAGCGTATGTACAGGGAGCGCACACAGTGATAGAAAGCATGGCGCAATACTCGGCATTGATGACAATGGAAAAAGCATTGGGTAAAGACAAAATCAAAAAGTTTTTGCGCCTGGAAATGAACAAGTACCTGAAGGGGCGCAGTGCCGAAATTCAAAAAGAAATGCCGCTCATGCTTACCGAAGGGCAACAATACATTCATTATAATAAAGGTTCGGTAGTATTGTATGCTTTGCAAGATTACATTGGCGAAAAGCAAATGAATGCTGCCCTGCAAAAATATGTCAAACAAGTGGCTTATAAAGAGGCCCCTTATACCACTGCATTAGAATGGGTCAGTTTTTTGCGCGAAGCCACCCCCGATTCGCTCCAATACCTCATCACTGATATGTTTGAGAAAATAACCCTTTACGAGAATAAAGTCAACAGCGTGAGCTATCAGAAAAAAGGAGATAAATATGAGGTGACATTAGACATAGTGGCCAAAAAAGTGCAATCAGATGGGTATGGAGTAGAAAAAGAAGTAGCACTCAATGATTATATCGATATAGGCATCTTTGCTCGTAAACAAACGTTGTCAGGTAAAGGCAGCAACACCAAGGTTCGCCGTAGCAACACAAATAAGGTACTTTATCTAAAAAAACATAAGATTACTCAGACAACACAAACGATCAAAGTACTGGTAGATGACAAACCCCATAGTGGAGGCATTGACCCTTACAATAAATTGATTGACCGCAAACCAGTTGATAACACGATGTTGTTTGATAAAACCGGAAAGTTGAAAACTGTAAAAAAATAA
- a CDS encoding DUF4199 domain-containing protein gives MEEYSDRDQYGDNYEEMEPYTVKSAGLKYGLYLGVVSIVLSVLQFMAMGGSGSYILMGASVLIAVIAIVFAHNEFKRNNEGFMSYGEGLGIGVLVSIISGTISGAFGILYRTVIDPNFNQKVLESTRRTLEDAGTYNEAQIEQVLEMSQKFSTPGVSLLIALLSSAIVGLLMSLIISAITKNTRPMFD, from the coding sequence ATGGAAGAATATTCTGACCGCGATCAATATGGCGACAACTATGAAGAAATGGAGCCTTATACTGTCAAATCAGCTGGACTTAAGTATGGTTTGTATTTAGGTGTAGTAAGCATTGTTTTGTCAGTTTTACAATTCATGGCAATGGGAGGCTCAGGTAGTTATATTCTCATGGGAGCTTCAGTGCTTATTGCTGTAATAGCTATAGTGTTTGCGCATAACGAGTTTAAACGCAACAATGAAGGGTTTATGTCTTATGGTGAAGGGTTAGGCATAGGCGTATTGGTGAGCATAATTTCGGGAACTATCAGTGGTGCTTTTGGTATTTTATATCGTACTGTCATTGATCCTAATTTTAACCAAAAGGTGTTGGAAAGCACCCGGAGAACACTGGAAGATGCTGGAACTTATAATGAAGCGCAGATAGAGCAGGTACTGGAAATGTCTCAAAAATTCTCTACTCCTGGTGTATCATTATTAATCGCCTTGCTAAGTTCAGCAATTGTAGGTTTGCTCATGTCGTTGATTATCTCCGCCATTACTAAAAATACCCGCCCTATGTTTGATTAA
- a CDS encoding succinate dehydrogenase/fumarate reductase iron-sulfur subunit, protein MNLTLQIWRQNKPDINNNGSYQNGDGKMTEYKVTDISPDMSFLEMLDELNEGLLKKGDDPVAFDHDCREGICGMCSLYINGQPHGPESGTTACQLHMRSFKDGDTIYIEPWRAKAFPVVKDLVVNRSSFDRIIQAGGYVSVNTGVTVDANEIPVAKTIADDAFNMAACIGCGACVAACKNASAMLFVSAKVSQLSLLPQGKAERKERVERMVAQMDEEGFGACTNTGACSAECPKDIPLSSIARMNREYFEAKITSNNV, encoded by the coding sequence ATGAATCTTACATTACAGATCTGGAGGCAAAATAAGCCTGATATAAATAATAATGGTAGCTACCAAAACGGTGATGGCAAAATGACTGAATATAAGGTGACTGATATTTCGCCTGATATGTCATTTTTGGAAATGTTGGACGAACTCAACGAGGGTTTGTTGAAAAAGGGAGACGACCCGGTAGCCTTTGACCACGACTGCCGAGAAGGTATTTGTGGCATGTGTAGCTTGTATATCAATGGACAACCTCACGGGCCAGAAAGTGGCACTACTGCTTGCCAATTACATATGCGTTCTTTTAAAGATGGTGACACAATCTATATAGAACCCTGGAGAGCCAAGGCTTTCCCTGTGGTAAAAGACTTGGTAGTAAACCGTTCTTCTTTTGACCGCATTATACAAGCAGGTGGTTATGTATCAGTAAACACTGGAGTAACTGTAGATGCTAATGAAATTCCAGTAGCCAAAACCATTGCTGATGATGCCTTTAATATGGCTGCTTGTATTGGTTGTGGTGCTTGTGTAGCGGCGTGTAAAAATGCTTCAGCTATGTTGTTTGTTTCTGCCAAAGTTTCTCAGCTTTCGCTACTTCCGCAAGGAAAGGCTGAGCGTAAAGAGCGTGTGGAGCGTATGGTAGCTCAAATGGACGAGGAGGGTTTTGGTGCTTGTACCAATACTGGTGCTTGCTCGGCAGAGTGTCCCAAAGACATTCCTTTATCTTCTATTGCCCGCATGAACCGTGAATACTTTGAGGCTAAAATTACGTCAAACAACGTATAA
- a CDS encoding SiaB family protein kinase, whose protein sequence is MSEKFNVYEFYSQIEQENILLSYKGPVTDFLLTEFSNDIRTQLREERKAGKKVFSIFMELAQNVLYYSREMDGFDGGDKVGILAVIELDTCYKVMTGNMIPAESVPQLVAKCKKINSLDRDALRAYKRELRDSPPHSGSKGAGIGLVQVALTANNVLDAHMEQTDKDHYMFVLTVTVPKQ, encoded by the coding sequence ATGTCTGAAAAATTTAACGTTTACGAGTTTTATAGCCAAATCGAGCAAGAAAACATTTTGCTCTCTTACAAGGGACCGGTTACCGATTTTTTGCTCACTGAATTTAGCAATGATATCCGAACACAGTTAAGAGAAGAGCGTAAAGCAGGTAAAAAGGTGTTTTCTATTTTTATGGAACTCGCCCAAAACGTGCTATATTACTCCCGCGAAATGGATGGCTTTGATGGTGGAGATAAAGTAGGTATATTGGCTGTAATAGAGTTAGACACTTGCTATAAAGTAATGACTGGTAATATGATTCCTGCCGAGTCGGTACCTCAACTAGTGGCTAAATGTAAAAAAATTAACTCGCTTGATCGTGACGCGTTGCGTGCTTATAAACGTGAACTGCGTGACTCCCCTCCACATTCAGGTAGCAAGGGTGCAGGCATTGGCTTGGTACAAGTGGCGCTTACTGCAAACAATGTGCTTGATGCCCACATGGAGCAAACCGACAAAGACCATTATATGTTTGTGTTAACTGTTACAGTGCCTAAGCAATAA